The following coding sequences are from one Acaryochloris thomasi RCC1774 window:
- a CDS encoding Rieske 2Fe-2S domain-containing protein, with the protein MEQVVDREKKTRQTTLTAPTTGLLASGLKDYWYAVEFSSKLQDATLISFELFDQPWVLFRDRQGQVGCIQDECAHRACPLSLGQVVDGTVQCGYHGWQYDASGSCTHMPSCQHIQVQIKSLPCQEQNGMIWVWPGSAQPTELSEHIYQLPEGFQLHAEVAMELPVEHGLLLENLLDLAHAPFTHTGTFARGWSVPDLVRFMTPQTPLTGHWDPYPIEMSFEPPCYVISTIGLRGKTCGRHLHQLHCCLPAGQGKTRLLYQLSLDFYGWARFLPGKDRFWRSMAQRVIDEDLRLVVGQQDRLAAGADIWRTPVGYDKLGISYRRWRNQIEQSSPDWQER; encoded by the coding sequence ATGGAACAGGTTGTTGACAGAGAGAAGAAAACGCGTCAGACAACCCTGACAGCGCCAACGACAGGTCTCCTGGCTAGCGGTTTGAAAGACTATTGGTACGCTGTTGAATTTTCTTCTAAGCTTCAGGACGCAACCCTCATCTCCTTTGAACTTTTTGATCAGCCCTGGGTTCTTTTTCGAGATCGCCAGGGGCAAGTTGGCTGTATCCAAGACGAATGCGCTCACCGTGCCTGCCCGCTATCTCTAGGGCAAGTGGTAGACGGAACCGTGCAGTGTGGCTACCACGGTTGGCAGTACGATGCCAGCGGTAGCTGTACCCACATGCCATCTTGTCAGCACATTCAGGTGCAGATCAAAAGCCTACCCTGCCAAGAACAAAATGGGATGATTTGGGTCTGGCCAGGTTCAGCACAGCCAACGGAACTGTCTGAACACATTTATCAGCTTCCAGAGGGGTTTCAGCTCCATGCTGAAGTCGCGATGGAGCTACCCGTTGAGCATGGCTTACTGCTGGAAAATCTCCTGGACCTTGCCCATGCACCTTTCACTCACACCGGTACGTTTGCTAGGGGCTGGTCTGTACCTGACTTAGTAAGGTTTATGACCCCCCAGACTCCCCTGACGGGACATTGGGATCCTTACCCCATTGAAATGTCCTTTGAGCCACCTTGCTACGTGATCAGTACCATTGGTCTACGCGGCAAAACCTGCGGTCGCCATCTGCATCAGCTACACTGCTGCCTACCCGCAGGTCAGGGTAAAACCCGACTGCTCTATCAACTTTCGCTGGATTTTTATGGCTGGGCCAGATTTCTGCCTGGTAAAGATCGGTTCTGGCGCTCGATGGCCCAGCGCGTGATTGACGAAGACCTGCGGTTGGTCGTAGGTCAGCAAGATCGACTTGCTGCAGGCGCGGACATTTGGCGAACACCTGTGGGATATGACAAGTTAGGGATTAGCTATCGTCGCTGGCGCAATCAGATTGAGCAAAGCAGCCCTGATTGGCAGGAACGGTAG
- a CDS encoding UbiD family decarboxylase has product MARDLRGFIKLLEQRGQLRRITALVDPDLEISEIANRMLQQGGPALLFENVKGTDQSVAVNLMGTVERVCWAMNVEQPEELEALGQKLALLYQPKPPKTLAQTVNFGKVLFDVVRAKPDRDLFPPCHQVVLKDEQVDLTQVPMLRVYSGDADKVITLGLMITRDPESKIPNVGVYRLQIQSKNTMTVQWLSVRGATRHLRKAAERGEKLEVAISLGVDPLVIMAAATPLPIDLSEWLFAGLYGGKGINLSKCKTVDLEVPADAEMILEGTITPGDVAVDGPAGDHIGFYGPVNEKAPLIRFNCVTHRKNPIYLTAFSGRPPKEDAMMAIALNRIYTPILRQQVTEIVDFFLPMEALSYKAAIISIKKSYPGQARRAALAFWSALPQFSYTKFVIVVDETINIRDPRAVVWAISSQVDPARDVFILPDNPFDSLDFATAQPGLGGKMGIDATTKIYPETDREWSEPLTPDPETAAIVDRRWAEYGLADLQLTDVDPNLFGYDMK; this is encoded by the coding sequence ATGGCTAGAGACCTACGGGGATTTATCAAGCTTCTAGAGCAGCGAGGACAATTGCGGCGGATTACGGCGCTGGTAGACCCTGATTTAGAAATTTCTGAAATTGCCAATCGCATGCTGCAGCAGGGTGGTCCGGCTCTTCTATTTGAGAATGTAAAGGGAACTGATCAGTCTGTCGCCGTCAATCTGATGGGCACGGTGGAGCGGGTTTGCTGGGCGATGAATGTGGAGCAGCCGGAAGAGCTTGAGGCACTAGGGCAAAAGCTAGCGCTACTCTATCAACCGAAGCCGCCAAAGACGCTGGCGCAGACGGTGAACTTTGGTAAGGTGCTTTTTGATGTGGTGCGCGCCAAGCCCGATCGTGACTTGTTCCCGCCCTGTCATCAGGTGGTGCTCAAGGATGAGCAGGTTGATTTGACCCAAGTTCCAATGCTGCGCGTTTATTCAGGTGATGCGGACAAAGTGATCACGCTGGGTCTGATGATTACCCGCGATCCAGAGAGCAAGATTCCTAATGTGGGTGTCTATCGGCTGCAGATTCAGTCTAAAAATACGATGACGGTGCAGTGGCTGTCGGTGCGGGGAGCCACGCGACATCTGCGGAAAGCTGCGGAGCGGGGGGAGAAGCTAGAGGTTGCGATCTCACTCGGCGTAGATCCCCTCGTGATCATGGCGGCAGCCACTCCTCTACCCATCGATTTATCAGAATGGCTATTTGCCGGACTCTACGGCGGTAAAGGCATTAACCTCTCCAAGTGTAAAACGGTGGATTTAGAAGTTCCTGCTGATGCCGAAATGATTCTTGAAGGAACGATTACCCCTGGTGACGTGGCGGTGGATGGCCCCGCAGGAGATCACATCGGTTTCTACGGCCCCGTCAATGAGAAGGCCCCGCTGATTCGCTTCAACTGCGTTACCCATCGCAAGAATCCGATCTACTTAACGGCTTTCAGCGGACGCCCACCCAAGGAAGATGCCATGATGGCCATCGCCCTCAATCGAATTTATACGCCAATCCTGCGGCAGCAGGTCACTGAGATTGTTGATTTCTTTCTACCGATGGAAGCGCTCAGCTATAAAGCTGCCATTATTTCCATCAAGAAATCCTATCCAGGGCAGGCGCGTCGAGCGGCATTAGCCTTCTGGAGCGCCCTCCCCCAGTTTTCCTACACCAAGTTTGTGATTGTCGTGGATGAGACCATTAATATCCGCGATCCGCGCGCGGTGGTGTGGGCGATCAGTTCTCAGGTTGATCCGGCGCGCGACGTCTTTATTTTGCCGGACAATCCCTTTGATAGCCTTGACTTTGCCACGGCTCAGCCTGGTTTGGGTGGCAAGATGGGGATTGATGCCACCACCAAGATCTATCCTGAGACCGACCGTGAATGGAGCGAACCCCTGACTCCAGATCCTGAGACGGCTGCGATTGTTGATCGACGCTGGGCTGAATATGGTCTGGCCGATTTGCAGCTGACTGATGTGGACCCTAACTTGTTTGGCTACGACATGAAGTGA